A section of the Lathamus discolor isolate bLatDis1 chromosome 6, bLatDis1.hap1, whole genome shotgun sequence genome encodes:
- the B9D1 gene encoding B9 domain-containing protein 1 isoform X2, producing the protein MAAAGGPSVFLVSVTGQIESGRFPGFDELYCKFCFVYGRDWVPTAGLEEGISQITSTSDVSPTTLVWNFPIDITFKSTNPSGWPQIVVSVYGPDFFGHDVVRGYGAVHVPFTPGRHTRTIPMFVPESTSRLQQFTSWFTGRRPEFTDPRVVAQGEGREVTRVRSQGFVTISFNVVTKDMKKLGYDVTPSDVQDPSLGPLTEGMHMY; encoded by the exons ATGGCGGCCGCGGGCGGCCCCAGCGTGTTCCTGGTGTCGGTGACCGGGCAGATCGAGAGCGGGCGG TTCCCCGGGTTCGATGAGCTCTACTGCAAGTTCTGCTTCGTCTACGGCCGGGACTGGGTCCCCACCGCG GGCCTGGAGGAGGGCATCTCCCAGATCACCTCCACGAGCGACGTCTCGCCCACCACCCTCGTCTGGAACTTCCCCATCGACATCACCTTCAAGAGCACCAACCCGTCGGGCT GGCCCCAGATCGTCGTCAGCGTCTACGGCCCCGACTTCTTTGGCCACGACGTGGTCAGAGGTTATGGAGCTGTTCACGTCCCCTTCACCCCCGGAAG GCATACAAGAACCATCCCTATGTTTGTTCCAGAGTCCACAtccaggctgcagcagtttACAAG ctggtTCACAGGGAGACGTCCGGAATTTACTGACCCCAGAGTGGTAGcacagggagaagggagagaag TGACCAGGGTGCGCTCTCAAGGCTTTGTGACCATCTCCTTCAACGTAGTGACCAAGGACATGAAGAAGTTGGGCTACGACGTGACCCCGAGCGACGTGCAGGACCCTTCCCTGGGGCCTCTGACAGAGGGGATGCACATGTACTGA
- the B9D1 gene encoding B9 domain-containing protein 1 isoform X1 encodes MAAAGGPSVFLVSVTGQIESGRFPGFDELYCKFCFVYGRDWVPTAGLEEGISQITSTSDVSPTTLVWNFPIDITFKSTNPSGCECGPWGAAPALSSPLTFPSFAGPQIVVSVYGPDFFGHDVVRGYGAVHVPFTPGRHTRTIPMFVPESTSRLQQFTSWFTGRRPEFTDPRVVAQGEGREVTRVRSQGFVTISFNVVTKDMKKLGYDVTPSDVQDPSLGPLTEGMHMY; translated from the exons ATGGCGGCCGCGGGCGGCCCCAGCGTGTTCCTGGTGTCGGTGACCGGGCAGATCGAGAGCGGGCGG TTCCCCGGGTTCGATGAGCTCTACTGCAAGTTCTGCTTCGTCTACGGCCGGGACTGGGTCCCCACCGCG GGCCTGGAGGAGGGCATCTCCCAGATCACCTCCACGAGCGACGTCTCGCCCACCACCCTCGTCTGGAACTTCCCCATCGACATCACCTTCAAGAGCACCAACCCGTCGGGCTGTGAGTGCGGGCCGTGGGGCGCGGCTCCTGCCCTGAGCTCCCCGCTCACGTTCCCTTCCTTTGCAGGGCCCCAGATCGTCGTCAGCGTCTACGGCCCCGACTTCTTTGGCCACGACGTGGTCAGAGGTTATGGAGCTGTTCACGTCCCCTTCACCCCCGGAAG GCATACAAGAACCATCCCTATGTTTGTTCCAGAGTCCACAtccaggctgcagcagtttACAAG ctggtTCACAGGGAGACGTCCGGAATTTACTGACCCCAGAGTGGTAGcacagggagaagggagagaag TGACCAGGGTGCGCTCTCAAGGCTTTGTGACCATCTCCTTCAACGTAGTGACCAAGGACATGAAGAAGTTGGGCTACGACGTGACCCCGAGCGACGTGCAGGACCCTTCCCTGGGGCCTCTGACAGAGGGGATGCACATGTACTGA
- the LOC136017522 gene encoding basic salivary proline-rich protein 2-like, whose translation MGKFQTRVVGETSLVEVIWEMPSSRPCGEQVKGARSYRGGDPVPAVDEAELAVELIEPGELRGEQERLRRGSATAPPPPGASPGPCEGRRGRGPAVTGRSPARSRSARSPTPGTRWGRPRPPCPGRASAVAMGTDGAAEGPRFLSGRASRSAQGRARLEMPRNGSESPRNGSESPQNVSESPQNVNQSPQNASESPQNGSESPQNGSELPQNVSESLQNGSESPQDTGESPQNGSESPQNVSESPQNASESPQNGSESPQNASESPQNVESPPNAGESPQNGSESPQNAGESLQNGSESLQNGSESPQNASESPQNVCESLQNGSESPQDTGESPQNGSESLQNGSESPQDTGESPQNGSESPQNGSESPQNGSESPPNAGRPRSASPGPAASSQCHRQPQTPVIRPSTGCEAPRPLSLPVTSCLDLL comes from the exons ATGGGGAAGTTCCAGACGAGGGTGGTGGGCGAGACGTCGCTCGTGGAGGTGATCTGGGAGATGCCCTCCTCCAGGCCCTGTGGGGAGCAGGTAAAAGGAG CGCGCTCTTACCGCGGTGGGGACCCAGTCCCGGCCGTAGACGAAGCAGAACTTGCAGTAGAGCTCATCGAACCCGGGGAACTGCGGGGAGAGCAGGAGCGGCTGCGCCGGGGCAGCGCCACGGCCCCGCCGCCACCGGGAGCCAGCCCCGGGCCGTGTGAGGGGCGCCGGGGCCGTGGCCCCGCGGTTACCGGACGCTCACCCGCCCGCTCTCGATCTGCCCGGTCACCGACACCAGGAACACGCTGGGGCCGCCCGCGGCCGCCATGCCCGGGCCGCGCCTCCGCTgttgccatgggcacggacggCGCGGCGGAGGGGCCACGCTTCCTCAGCGGCCGCGCTTCGCGGAGCGCCCAGGGCAGAGCCCGCCTCGAAATGCCCCGAAACGGGAGTGAATCGCCCCGAAACGGGAGTGAATCGCCCCAAAACGTGAGTGAATCGCCCCAAAACGTGAATCAATCGCCCCAAAACGCCAGTGAATCGCCCCAAAACGGGAGTGAATCGCCCCAAAACGGGAGTGAATTGCCCCAAAACGTGAGTGAATCGCTCCAAAACGGGAGTGAATCGCCCCAAGACACGGGTGAATCGCCCCAAAACGGGAGTGAATCGCCCCAAAACGTGAGTGAATCGCCCCAAAACGCGAGTGAATCGCCCCAAAACGGGAGTGAATCGCCCCAAAACGCGAGTGAATCGCCCCAAAACGT TGAATCGCCCCCAAACGCGGGTGAATCGCCCCAAAACGGGAGTGAATCGCCCCAAAACGCGGGTGAATCGCTCCAAAACGGGAGTGAATCGCTCCAAAACGGGAGTGAATCGCCCCAAAACGCGAGTGAATCGCCCCAAAACGTGTGTGAATCGCTCCAAAACGGGAGTGAATCGCCCCAAGACACGGGTGAATCGCCCCAAAACGGGAGTGAATCGCTCCAAAACGGGAGTGAATCGCCCCAAGACACGGGTGAATCGCCCCAAAACGGGAGTGAATCGCCCCAAAACGGGAGTGAATCGCCCCAAAACGGGAGTGAATCGCCCCCAAACGCGGGCAGACCCCGGTCCGCATCCCCCGgaccagcagcatcctcccagTGCCACCGGCAGCCCCAGACCCCCGTAATCCGCCCCAGCACGGGGTGTGAGGCTCCCCGGCCGCTCTCCCTTCCCGTCACCTCGTGTTTGGATTTGTTATAG